The nucleotide sequence CTGTCTTTGAGCTGCGGGCGGGCCGCGTCTATGGACCCGGCCGCCCCATCCGGCGCTGCCACCCGAGTCCAGATCACTCCTTCGCCCGCACGGCCAACCAGCTCCTCGGCGCCCGACAGGTCGCCCTGAGCGAGGGAACAGATCAGCCAATCAAACCAACTCCGGGCCGTGTCCACCGTCAGCGGATCTTTTTTCTTGGAGGGCAGCTTTCGAGTGCCAAAGAGGGCGAGGTGATCCCTGGCCCGGGTCAATGCCACATAAAATTTGCGCATCTCCTCCTCCCGGTCTTTGCGCGCCTCTCCTTCCCGCACCCGCTCATACCACCCGAAGCCGGCGTACTCCCCGACCCCGGGCCATTTAACCGCCAAAGCCCCGTCTTCGTCCATACACCACATCTCTCTCCGGGAGCGAAAAGGCCGGGCCAAATCCGGCAGCACCACCACGGGAAACTCCAGGCCCTTGGACTGGTGGACCGTCATCACCGTCACCGCATCGTCCCCGTCGACAACCCGGGCTTCCTCTTCGTCGGTGTCGTCCTCGATTTGCCATTGAATCCACGAAAGAAAAGCGGACAGGGACACCCGGCCCTCAGCTTCCCTTTCGTAGGCCATTTCGATGAACCGCCGCACGTTCTCCGCCTTTTGCCTGCCGCCCGAGGTTTGCAGAAGAGTCGGCACGATCCCCGTTTCATCCACGATCCGCTCCACCAGGGCCCCTGCCGATTCCCAGGCGGCCCGTCGGCGCCACTTGGCGACTTGCCGTGCCGCATCCTCCGCCGCCCTTCGATCCCATGGGGAAAGGGGAAGTTTGCGACTCCCGTCGACCCACCCGAGCGGATCCGCCGAGAACGCCAGCAGTCCACGTTCTTTCCCTCGGCCCGTGGCCAGGGCGATGATCGTCAGCCCATCGTCCGACATGCCGAACAAGGGCGAACGCAGAGCTCCAATCATGGCAACCTCGTCACCGGGATCGTACACCCAACGCAAAACCTGAATGAGATCCCGGACTTCCTGGCGGCGAAAAAAGTTCCGGCTTCCGGCGATGCGGTACGGCACCCCGGCCTCTTGAAGGGCGAGTTCGTACACGGGCAGGTGTGTCGAGACGGCCAGAAGCATGGCCACGTCGCCGTAGCGGGCCGGACGGAGACCGGATTCGCCCCCCACGGTGCCCCCGCTTTCTACAAAGCGCTGGATCCACCGGGCCGCCTCGGTGGCTTCGACCAGGCGACCGGCCAAACCTTCGGAATCGATGTGCACGATTTCCACCGATCCCCCCATCTTCTCGCGGGTCGGGACGAGGGGTTCGTACTCGATTTTAAAGGATGGCGGGGCGGCGTTTTCCCCGTTCGCCGATTCACCCATGACCGGACCGAGGACGCGGTTGACAAAGTCTAAGATGGGGCCCTGAGAACGGAAGTTGTGTCGAAGAGACACGGCGACCCCACCCTTTTCCTGCACCTGCCGGCGGGTTTCAACGAACACAGACACATCGGCCCCGCGAAACCGGTAAATGGACTGTTTTCCATCCCCGACAACAAACAGCCGGGCGCCGCCATCGAGCAAGAGTCCCACCAAGCGGGCCTGAAGGCGGTTCGTGTCCTGAAACTCGTCCACCATCACATACCGCAGGGAAGCGGTCCAGTGGCGGCGCACCTCAGAGTCTTCCAACAGCCGCACCGCCCTCAGTTGCAGATCTGTGTAATCGAGAGCCCGGTGTCCGGCCTTTTTCTTTTCATACCGCTGGGCGACCCGCTCCCACAACCGGCACAGCCCCTCGGTGACGTGAGGGAGATCGGCCGCTTGGACCGTTTCTGCCGCCGCTTTCACCGCGGCCTTCCACTTGGCCACCGCATCGCCGAGGGCCTTGGGAGCGTTACCGCTCCACATCTCTTTATCCAGCCGGCGCAGCCGCTCCTCCCATTCTTCGGTGACCCGGCCGTCCCAGGAAGCCAGGGCCTCCTCCATCTCCGGCCAACTCGCCGTAAACCGCGTGATTTTCTCGTAAGCCTTGGTGGTGGGCGATACCTTTTGACCGTCCTCCACCATTCGCCGTCCGGCCTCGAGCAGGGCCTCCCGGACCTGCAACCACCGCTTTGCTTCCCGGGCCAGGGCATCCCGGGAGACCGCCCACACCTCAGCCCCGGTTCGGTCCTCCTCCCGCCACGCGGCCCCCAGTTGCAGGACCAGGTCCATGGCCCCCGCCTCCCCGTAGACGAGCAGGGCGGAGCGAACCGCCGGCTCCTCTTCCTTCAAGGCCTCCATCAGGGCCTCCTGGGCCGATTCCCGGAGGAGTCGCCGGGCCTCGGGCTCGTCCAGCACCACGAAGTCCGGGTCCACCCCGGCCTCAAAGGGATACCGCCGGATCAGAGACGCGCAGTAGCTGTGGATCGTGCTAATCGGGGCGGTTTCCAGCTCTTCTTCGTAGGGCAAGAGCCTCGTTTCCCCCGCTTCGATCAACTGCCTCAGCCGGGCCCGAATTTTTCTCCGCATGTCCGCCGCCGCCGCTTCGGTAAACGTAATGGCGATGATCTCCCCCGGCCGGCAGGGCGCGCCGGTCGGAATGGGCGCATCTGTCTCTTCGGGCGGGGGAAGTGTAGGCCGCCCATTCAGCATGGCCGCGTATCGCTCGGTCAACACCCAGGTCTTCCCGGAACCAGCACCGGCGGTCACCACCACATCGGACCTGATGGCTGTAATCGCCCTCCACTGATCTTCAGTCGGTCTCAGCACCGCTCTGATCCTCCCCTTCGGACCCCACACCTTTTCGCAGCAGCAACACGTCATGTTTGCGGCATGCGTGCCCGAATTCACAACTCCGCTCCAGACAGGCCCCGGGGGCCACCGGGTAATCGCCTGCCCGCATCCGGCCATGATATTCCAGAATATAGTCCAGGGCTCGATCGATCAACGCCTGCCACTCCTCGTCCCCAAGGCCCACCCGGGGGCCCAAGCCGTGGTCCGCCCCTTTCCGCCAGAGGCCTTCCTTTTGACGATCCGGGCGTTCCAGCCCATAATACGCCGCACCCAGGGGTTCCCCGTCCGGGTAAAGCGCTTGGCGGACAATCTCCATATAAAGGGGCAGTTGCACATCGATTCCTTTCGCGATGGCCGCTTTGCCGTGCCGCCCGCCGCCGGTGGTCCGTTTGTAGTCGTAAACGATGAACCGGCCCTGGGCATCGGCGTCAATCCGGTCCACTCGCCCTTGAAACAAAAGCCCCTCCACCGCTATGGGGGTCGGAGAAGATGCCGGGTCGGACGAATCGTCCTCGCCCCCGAACGCCCATTCAAAATATCTCGGCCGCAGGCCAGATCCCCGGCGCTGGCTCCAGTCGTAAGCGACCCATTGCCAAATTCGGTTCCTCATCCGTTCTCGTTGGAGGGACCACGTCGGGAATTCCTTCAACCCCAACCGCTCTTCCAGGGCCTGTACTTCCTCCCCCCACCGTCGCTCCAGCAGCCCCAGCGCCCGGTCGATATCCAGCCACAGGTTCCCGTCCCCGGATTCTGCCAGATCCCGAACTTCGCGAAACAATCCGCTCAGCACCCGGTGATACAGCAGGCCCGCCTCCAGCGCGTCCAAAGGTTCCCGGGCCCCCCTCCCCACTTCGATCTTCCAGACCCGCCGCAGTAAAAAGCGGAACGGGCATGTCCCGTAATCGTTGAACATCGAGGCGCTGTAAACTCGGTCCTCGGAAAAGCGCTGGCCGAACTCTGTTTGGGCAAAATCACTGGACAACCGGCCTTCCCACGGGGAAAATTCCGGACCTTCCCGAAGTTTTTCAATCATCGCCTTAGCCGCGAGCCTTCGCCACCGCCCGGACAGGGGACCTGTGTCATCCACCGGACCATCGAAGGGATGGCCGTCAACTCTGTCCAGCGCCATGCGCTCCTCCCATGCCCGCCACAGGGCCACATGGGCAAAGGGAGGCCCGGCCTCTCTGGGATCTCCGGATTCTTGGGGAAGCCCTGCAACCGACTCCAATTCTTGCCCGCCTCCGGGAAGACATTGCCCACTCCGCCACAGTTGCTCAAGAATCCGAGACGGGAGCTTCCCTTCCGCTTCTACGTAAGTCAAAGCCACCTGGATACCCGGGGTTGCCAGGAGACGCAACAGGTTTTCTTCATGCTGGGCTCGAAGTTCTGCCGGCCGGGGCCATTCATAGCCCCGCAGTTTCAAAACATCGTACAGCACTTCGGCCAACCCTTCTTCCCGCTCCGGGGGAGGCCAGATCCCTTCGTTCACCTCAGGAACCACCGCCGCTTCGAGATCCAAAACCCAGGCCGTCTCCGGGGACACCACCCGGATCCCGTCTTCTTGACCCGGCCGAACGATCAACCGCCGGCCCTCCAGCTCTTCCCGCAACCAACGCGCCCATTCCCCCCGGGAACATCTCCCCGGCCATCCCACCCAACTGTCCGTCTCCCGCCACTCCCGCAGCATGGCCCGCAACACGGCATAAGCTTCCAGATCCTGGCGTATCCCCGCCCATTCCTCCGACCCCGCCTTTCGCGCCCGACGGCGCAGGGCCCGCTCTACTTCCATCTCTTCCAGCAAGCCTTCCAGGGCGTCCGCCCATTCGGACAACGACCCCGTCTCCGGCATCCCCGCCACCCGGTCCCGCACCTGTGCGAGCCATATGAGAACATCCTCCAGTTCCCTACGCTCTCCGGGTAAAAGATCGGTCTCCGCCTCCAGGGCTCGCCGGACACCCGCCATCCACCCGTCGGCCCCCGCGCGTTCCAGGCGTGGGTCCACCCTCCGGGCCAACACCCAGTGCCGCGGTCGTCCGTCCGGGGCGTACACATCGGACGCCACGGTAAAAAGCGCCGCCCGGCTCCACAGGCCCTGTGCCAACTCCAATAAACTGAACACATATTGAATCAGCGGAGCCGCCGTTCCGGGGCGTACCACCGGCTCGGCCAGGGAGATCCCCCGATCCGCCAAAGCCCGAACCAAAGCGGAGTCCGGCGTCGGCGGCCGGTCGGTGACCACGGCGATCCGCCGGGGTGAAAGGCCCTCCGCCAGCCGATCCGCCACCCAGCCCGCAACCCCCGCCCACTGACTCGCCTCGTCGGGGAAAGCAAGACTTGCCGCCACTGGGCGACGGCCGCCTTGAGGCAGCACATTGCCCCCTGGTTGCATGGCAAAACCCCGGCGGGTCAGCAGCCTCCATCCACCACGCTGCAAAGGCCCGCTTTCACTGCGCACGCCCGGGATCTCGACGGGGGGGAGACAGACCTCCACTGCCTCAACGCCTCGTATCGCGGCCACAAACCGGACAGCCGCGGCACTCAGTCTGGAAAATCCGTACACGACAACCCGCCTCACCCCGGGCAGCCACTCCGGAAGGGGGCGCTCCCCGAGAAGAGCCGCTGCCCGTCCCAACATCTCCGCCTCGTCCGCTGCCCCTGCGCGCATTGCCTGGGCCTCCACCACCGCCCGAAGCAGCCCGGCCAGCCAGCGCACCCGGCCCGCCTCCCGCCGGGGCAATTCCTCCGCCGCCTCTTCCAAAATCTCCGGGGGGACTTCCGCTTCCCGCAGCCGCTGAATGAGCCTCGCCGCCTTGCGCCGGACACCCGGCCAAGCGAGGGGATCGAGGGCCGGTCCTCCGCTGGGCGCCCCAAGCCGAGCCATGGCCCGGCCCACCATCCGCATCCGGACTGCCCTGGAGATGGGAATCCAGCGTTCTCCGGCGGCCGAAAGAAGACTTGCCGCCGCTTCTTCCAACGTCCATACTCTACCGGAGCCGAGGCTGTCAGCGACCTCTAACCACCGGTCCCGTACCGCCCGGGCCACCGCCCCGTCCGGGACCAACCACAGGACCCCGGCCCCGGGCGCTGTCTCCGACCGATCAAAGGGCGAACCGGCCACGATCTGCCTCCTCGTACTCACCCATTTCCCCTCCCTCAAAGCCGCGCTTTC is from Kyrpidia tusciae DSM 2912 and encodes:
- a CDS encoding UvrD-helicase domain-containing protein, producing the protein MLRPTEDQWRAITAIRSDVVVTAGAGSGKTWVLTERYAAMLNGRPTLPPPEETDAPIPTGAPCRPGEIIAITFTEAAAADMRRKIRARLRQLIEAGETRLLPYEEELETAPISTIHSYCASLIRRYPFEAGVDPDFVVLDEPEARRLLRESAQEALMEALKEEEPAVRSALLVYGEAGAMDLVLQLGAAWREEDRTGAEVWAVSRDALAREAKRWLQVREALLEAGRRMVEDGQKVSPTTKAYEKITRFTASWPEMEEALASWDGRVTEEWEERLRRLDKEMWSGNAPKALGDAVAKWKAAVKAAAETVQAADLPHVTEGLCRLWERVAQRYEKKKAGHRALDYTDLQLRAVRLLEDSEVRRHWTASLRYVMVDEFQDTNRLQARLVGLLLDGGARLFVVGDGKQSIYRFRGADVSVFVETRRQVQEKGGVAVSLRHNFRSQGPILDFVNRVLGPVMGESANGENAAPPSFKIEYEPLVPTREKMGGSVEIVHIDSEGLAGRLVEATEAARWIQRFVESGGTVGGESGLRPARYGDVAMLLAVSTHLPVYELALQEAGVPYRIAGSRNFFRRQEVRDLIQVLRWVYDPGDEVAMIGALRSPLFGMSDDGLTIIALATGRGKERGLLAFSADPLGWVDGSRKLPLSPWDRRAAEDAARQVAKWRRRAAWESAGALVERIVDETGIVPTLLQTSGGRQKAENVRRFIEMAYEREAEGRVSLSAFLSWIQWQIEDDTDEEEARVVDGDDAVTVMTVHQSKGLEFPVVVLPDLARPFRSRREMWCMDEDGALAVKWPGVGEYAGFGWYERVREGEARKDREEEMRKFYVALTRARDHLALFGTRKLPSKKKDPLTVDTARSWFDWLICSLAQGDLSGAEELVGRAGEGVIWTRVAAPDGAAGSIDAARPQLKDSGISEERPGKSPEVIESPDSGAQTADGQAKGAAARLIHHILTLGNTEGGWDREDFVITPGGGPLGRPEMATVSASRLLEYDICPRRYYYHWTLRLPALDQAFDTASGDGLGEQEIPDPLMGGDQGPAEMERVGWSPLLRGTVVHRVCERWTGAEPILDRLDQVLEEFRLTGPLGRRAREEVREELLRYADGELSKRLNRAQHVWSEWPFYLRLQGAQRVWDLHGQVDKIFVADGRTVVVDFKTNRTAPEGVGALVDHYRLQVQLYAWAVERNLAPVDEAYLYFTDPGELAPVPVDPGNVREALERVDARLNHLSREWRLEAYPFTEDLSMCRVCPYRAICPGFARGSAGG
- a CDS encoding PD-(D/E)XK nuclease family protein, giving the protein MSTRRQIVAGSPFDRSETAPGAGVLWLVPDGAVARAVRDRWLEVADSLGSGRVWTLEEAAASLLSAAGERWIPISRAVRMRMVGRAMARLGAPSGGPALDPLAWPGVRRKAARLIQRLREAEVPPEILEEAAEELPRREAGRVRWLAGLLRAVVEAQAMRAGAADEAEMLGRAAALLGERPLPEWLPGVRRVVVYGFSRLSAAAVRFVAAIRGVEAVEVCLPPVEIPGVRSESGPLQRGGWRLLTRRGFAMQPGGNVLPQGGRRPVAASLAFPDEASQWAGVAGWVADRLAEGLSPRRIAVVTDRPPTPDSALVRALADRGISLAEPVVRPGTAAPLIQYVFSLLELAQGLWSRAALFTVASDVYAPDGRPRHWVLARRVDPRLERAGADGWMAGVRRALEAETDLLPGERRELEDVLIWLAQVRDRVAGMPETGSLSEWADALEGLLEEMEVERALRRRARKAGSEEWAGIRQDLEAYAVLRAMLREWRETDSWVGWPGRCSRGEWARWLREELEGRRLIVRPGQEDGIRVVSPETAWVLDLEAAVVPEVNEGIWPPPEREEGLAEVLYDVLKLRGYEWPRPAELRAQHEENLLRLLATPGIQVALTYVEAEGKLPSRILEQLWRSGQCLPGGGQELESVAGLPQESGDPREAGPPFAHVALWRAWEERMALDRVDGHPFDGPVDDTGPLSGRWRRLAAKAMIEKLREGPEFSPWEGRLSSDFAQTEFGQRFSEDRVYSASMFNDYGTCPFRFLLRRVWKIEVGRGAREPLDALEAGLLYHRVLSGLFREVRDLAESGDGNLWLDIDRALGLLERRWGEEVQALEERLGLKEFPTWSLQRERMRNRIWQWVAYDWSQRRGSGLRPRYFEWAFGGEDDSSDPASSPTPIAVEGLLFQGRVDRIDADAQGRFIVYDYKRTTGGGRHGKAAIAKGIDVQLPLYMEIVRQALYPDGEPLGAAYYGLERPDRQKEGLWRKGADHGLGPRVGLGDEEWQALIDRALDYILEYHGRMRAGDYPVAPGACLERSCEFGHACRKHDVLLLRKGVGSEGEDQSGAETD